From Bacteroidales bacterium, a single genomic window includes:
- a CDS encoding T9SS type A sorting domain-containing protein encodes MYEDTINQEVYFRDPEGNEGLIYDYSVSVGDTVNIVNCYYNYERVLVCNAIDSLIIHEQFKKRFRFSVNYAARYGEDVWIEDIGSMNGILYPGVTLDGGFREFLCYKYNDTLIYTNPIHQTCQKDAFYPYIVQEYYDTAYLYYPYEFRFQITDTTEIDNVSWYGWEIPQDFYLDQVNGILEGYPTQLGSFFCAITVTNWSFHTDKLLGYITVVNPTAINSISVDDKIELSPNPCKEKLFIDIHLPIDIKLNITIYDVRGQVVIEQTRQPDSKNAIDCHSFPSGVYFVKIEDPHGRFVARKKFVKM; translated from the coding sequence ATGTATGAAGATACAATAAACCAGGAAGTTTACTTTCGCGACCCGGAAGGGAATGAAGGCTTGATTTATGATTATAGCGTTTCAGTGGGTGATACAGTTAATATTGTTAATTGTTACTATAATTATGAACGAGTTCTTGTCTGTAATGCTATCGATTCTTTGATAATTCATGAACAGTTTAAAAAGAGATTTAGGTTTTCAGTTAATTATGCTGCAAGATATGGTGAGGATGTATGGATAGAAGATATCGGGAGCATGAACGGGATATTATACCCGGGAGTCACGCTGGATGGCGGTTTCAGGGAATTCCTGTGCTATAAGTACAACGATACATTGATATATACAAATCCAATTCACCAGACATGCCAAAAGGATGCATTTTATCCGTATATAGTCCAGGAATATTATGATACGGCTTACCTGTATTATCCATATGAATTCCGGTTTCAAATTACAGACACAACTGAAATTGATAATGTAAGCTGGTATGGTTGGGAAATACCCCAAGATTTTTATTTGGACCAAGTCAATGGTATACTTGAAGGATATCCTACTCAGCTTGGTTCATTCTTTTGTGCAATAACGGTTACAAATTGGTCCTTCCATACCGATAAACTTCTGGGATACATTACAGTAGTCAATCCAACCGCAATAAATTCAATTTCTGTTGATGATAAAATTGAGCTTTCCCCGAATCCCTGCAAAGAAAAGTTGTTTATAGATATTCATTTACCAATAGACATTAAACTGAATATCACTATTTATGATGTGAGGGGACAGGTCGTAATTGAACAAACAAGACAACCAGATTCAAAGAACGCAATTGATTGCCATTCATTTCCAAGTGGAGTTTATTTTGTTAAAATAGAGGACCCTCATGGTAGGTTTGTCGCCAGAAAGAAGTTTGTTAAAATGTGA